A single genomic interval of Melanotaenia boesemani isolate fMelBoe1 chromosome 4, fMelBoe1.pri, whole genome shotgun sequence harbors:
- the lap3 gene encoding cytosol aminopeptidase, whose protein sequence is MLLVRKAVRTAVWTNLCRPFSASQTHPDKRKGLVLGVFEKEGEKGGLQLTETAADFDQSLSGKLSELLEISRPGLKKGKSRIFYGIHKDFPCVAVVGLGKSRAGVCNAENWDTSKENIREAVSAGCRLLQDMEVNHVEVDSCGDAQSAAEGAILGLFHYDQLKSKKKTKVTTQLRGSADAEGWEKGVVYAEGQNLARLLMEAPANHITPTAFANTIEEKLAPYSDRVAINKRSQAWIQEQKMGAFLSVSKGSEEPPVFLELHYNGSPDSKQPPLLLVGKGITFDSGGISLKPSPSMDAMRADMGGAATVCASIVTAASLKLPVNIVGLAPLCENMPSGKATKPGDVVIAKNGKTIQVDNTDAEGRLVLADALCYGHTFNPRAIVNVATLTGAMDVALGSAATGVFTNSDWLWGQLYKASVVTGDRVWRMPLFHHYTRQVTDSQLADLNNIGKYSRSGGACTAAAFLKEFVTAPHWAHLDIAGVMSNKDEIPYLRKGMSGRPTRTLVEFAAGLAHSG, encoded by the exons atgcttcttgtgAGGAAAGCCGTGCGGACGGCCGTGTGGACCAACCTCTGCAGGCCATTTTCAGCCTCACAGACTCACCCGGACAAGAGAAAA GGTCTGGTGTTGGGAGTGTTtgagaaggagggagagaagggCGGCCTCCAGCTGACAGAAACTGCAGCAGATTTTGATCAGTCGTTATCTGGAAAACTCTCAGAGTTGCTGGAAAT cTCTAGACCAGGGCTTAAGAAAGGCAAGAGCAGGATATTTTATGGAATTCACAAG GATTTCCCATGTGTGGCAGTAGTTGGATTGGGCAAAAGTAGAGCAGGTGTTTGCAATGCTGAGAACTGGGACACCAGTAAAGAGAACATCAGGGAAGCTGTATCAG CTGGCTGCCGGTTACTTCAGGACATGGAGGTGAACCATGTCGAAGTAGACAGCTGTGGTGACGCCCAGTCAGCAGCAGAGGGTGCTATTCTTGGCTTATTTCACTATGACCAACTCAAGTCCAAGAAGAAGACCAAAGTAACCACACAGCTTCGTGGAAG TGCTGATGCAGAAGGCTGGGAGAAAGGTGTTGTGTATGCAGAAGGCCAAAACCTGGCCCGACTGCTCATGGAAGCCCCTGCAAATCACATAACACCTACTGCTTTTGCAAATACCATTGAAGAGAAACTAGCTCCGTACTCTGATCGAGTAGCAATAAATAAGAG ATCCCAGGCTTGGATCCAGGAGCAGAAGATGGGAGCTTTCCTCAGTGTGTCAAAAGGTTCAGAGGAGCCTCCTGTATTCTTGGAGCTACATTACAATGGTTCGCCTGATAGTAAGCAGCCACCACTGCTTCTTGTGGGAAAAGGAATCACTTTTGACAG tggTGGTATTTCTCTAAAGCCCTCTCCCTCTATGGATGCGATGAGAGCTGATATGGGTGGAGCCGCCACTGTATGTGCATCCATCGTCACAGCAGCGTCTCTTAAACTGCCTGTCAATATTGTTG GTCTGGCTCCGCTGTGTGAGAACATGCCCAGTGGAAAGGCAACTAAACCAGGTGATGTTGTCATAgccaaaaatggaaaaacaatcCAG GTTGATAACACAGATGCAGAGGGCAGACTGGTCCTTGCTGATGCACTCTGTTATGGACACACTTTCAACCCTAGAGCTATTGTTAATGTTGCTACGCTAACAG GTGCAATGGATGTGGCTCTTGGCTCAGCAGCAACAGGAGTATTTACAAATTCTGACTGGCTCTGGGGGCAGCTGTACAAG gcTAGTGTTGTGACAGGGGACAGAGTGTGGCGGATGCCTCTGTTCCATCACTACACCAGGCAGGTGACTGACAGCCAGCTGGCGGACCTCAACAACATCGGCAAGTACAGCCG TTCTGGAGGTGCGTGCACAGCAGCTGCATTCCTGAAAGAGTTTGTTACAGCTCCTCACTGGgctcatctggacattgctggTGTAATGAGTAACAAAGATGAAATTCCCTACCTGAGAAAAGGCATGTCTGGAAGGCCAACGCGTACACTGGTGGAGTTTGCTGCCGGGCTGGCCCACAGTGGCTGA
- the med28 gene encoding mediator of RNA polymerase II transcription subunit 28, with protein MASSMSGIFPGQQPPGAHPVGGPGGPGQPGFPSSVARAQGNNTLVDELEASFEACFASLVSQDYVNGTDQEEIRTGVDQCIQKFLDVARQTECFFLQKRLQLSVQKPEQVVKEDVSELRNELQRKELLVQKHLTKLHHWQQVLEDVSGQHRKPTDLPPPGPLAFLEQASANLPPAPLKPS; from the exons ATGGCTTCGTCCATGAGTGGGATATTTCCCGGCCAGCAGCCACCTGGTGCTCATCCTGTCGGTGGACCTGGTGGACCGGGTCAGCCGGGCTTTCCCAGTAGTGTAGCCCGGGCCCAGGGAAACAACACGCTTGTGGATGAACTGGAGGCTTCTTTCGAG GCCTGTTTTGCATCCCTGGTAAGCCAAGATTATGTCAACGGGACAGACCAGGAGGAAATTCGGACCG GCGTGGACCAGTGCATACAAAAGTTCCTGGATGTGGCTCGGCAGACAGAGTGCTTCTTTTTACAGAAGAGGCTCCAGCTATCTGTGCAGAAACCAGAGCAGGTGGTTAAAGAG GATGTGTCAGAGTTGCGTAATGAGCTACAGAGGAAAGAATTACTGGTTCAGAAGCATTTGACTAAGCTGCATCACTGGCAACAGGTGCTTGAGGATGTGAGCGGTCAGCATCGTAAACCCACAGACCTTCCCCCTCCCGGACCACTGGCTTTTCTGGAGCAGGCCTCTGCAAATCTGCCACCTGCTCCTTTAAAACCAAGCTAA